Genomic segment of Lentisphaerota bacterium:
GGTGCGCGATGCAGTGGCCCGCGCGATCTAATATTCAGGCACTTTTGCCTATTCTGGCTCTCGACGCCGTTGCGAGGGGTCTGCATTCGTGGCGAAGCCGGGAAAAGCGGTGTCGCGCGACACCGCTCTCAGGAGTAAGAAAACGGAGCCAAAACTGAAAAAGCGTCTGAAAATAAGATGTTTCCGATCCTAATCTTAATCTTAATCGTAATCGTAATCGTAATCCGTTCTCCACCAGGAGATTAGGATTAAGATTAAGATTACGATTACGATTAAGATGGCAGTGGCCCCTAAGGACAACAGAGAGGAGTGCTTATCATGAGACGGATGCAGACATGGCGATGGGTGCCGGCGGCGGTGCTGCTGGCAATGGGCGGGATGGCGGGTGTGACGGCGGGGCGGGCTGACGACCTCAGAATCTCGTCTTGGGACGCGCGCAGCAATCTGATGTTCCGCACGGCGGACACGAGTTGCGCGAATCACCACTACCGGGTTGAATGCGCTACGTCGCTGGTGTCGGCAGCGTGGTCGACTGTCAGAACGGTGGGCGGCGTCGGCGCCGGTACGTGCGTCACCAACGGTGTGCCGATGGATACGGACTCCATCTTCTACCGCGTGGTGGCAACGTCGAACTCGAACGCTTTCGTGGACGGCGCTTACATGGCCGTCGACATTTCCGGCGGCACCAATGCCACGAGCTACCCTGTGACGTACTACCGGACGATGGCGGACGTACCCGGCGGAGTGAACATCGACGCCTACAAGACCACAATCATCCTAATGCGGCTGATCTCCAATGGCACCTTCACCATGGGCTTTCGGTCAACGGACTACCCCGGCACAAGAAATGATTTGCACCAGGTGACGTTGACGAAGGACTTCTACATCGGGGTCTTCGAGGTGACGCAGCGGCAGTGGGAACTGGTGATGGGGAAAAAGCCGAGCAACTTCAACAACGCGACGTGCTACCAGATGAGGCCGGTGGAGAAGGTCAGTTACTACGAAATCCGGGAGAACCCGAACAACAGCGCGATCAGTCCGAACTGGCCGGCGACGAACACGGTACACGCGGACTCTTTCATGGGCAAGCTGCGTGCGAAGACGGGGCTGACGGGTTTCGACCTGCCTACGGAATCGCAGTGGGAGTACGCCTGCCGTGCAGGGACGACTACGGCACTGAACTCGGGGCAGAACCTGACGAACACCAGTAGTGATACGCGCATGGACGCCGTGGGTCGGTACAGATACAACGGCGGTTATGTCGGCGGCATGACTGTACCGGCGCAGGACTGCACAACGGCAAACGGAACGGCTGTTGCGGGGTCGTATCTGGCGAACGCGTGGGGTCTGTACGACATGCACGGCAACGTGTGGGAGTTGTGCTTGGACCAGTACGGGAATTACCCCGGGACCGTGACCGATCCGAAGGGCACTGCTTCGGGGATTGGCCGCGTCGTTCGTGGTGGCGGTTGGGCCTACACCTCGGAATACTGCCGCTCCGCGTACCGCGACGGCCGCGACGCGGACTACCGGTTCATCTACAATGGTTTCCAGGCTTGCTGCGTGCCCACAGGTCCGTGAAGTGAGCGAAGCAAGGCAGGCAAGCGATGAGTTCGTTCGGGCCACCCCCGCAGGCATAGGGATTTGAACACCCAACATCCAACGCTCAACGAGGACGAGGACGAGGACGCAGTGCGCGCCGTCTCGTCGGTTTAAATCAGAAGACGGCCTATTTCATTTTCCGCTTCCCGCCGGCCAGGCGAGATCGACCCAGCCGATGGCGGCGTTGGTGCCGCCGTCGGTTCGCATCGCGCGGAGCGCCTCGCGGGGCCAGTCGCCGGGGCTTTCGGCCAAGGCATGCACGATCTGGCCGGTGTGATCCAGCTCCACCCAGACGCGCATGCGGCCGGCCGTTGCGGGCAGGTTGGCGCGGGTGACCGCCGAGGTAAATCCCGCCCGTTCCAGGGCGCCGGACACCTGAAGCGACAGGGCGTTCGGCGCGGGTGGCGGATCGGACCCGGCGGGCGTGAGGGCGCGTTCCGAGAGAATGGGCAATCGCGCGGGAGTGTCCAGATGGACGGGCCGCCACGGTGCGGGGGGGCTGCCGGGGAGGAGGATCAGGGGTGCCAGGACCCGATCGGGCGCGGCTTCGCCCGCCTCCAGGCTGGCGCCGCCCGTGCGGCCGAAGCCGAGTCCCGCAGGGCGCGCGATGATGTCGGCCTTGAGATAGAGCGCCTGGGCGTCGGCGCCGACGAGGACATAGGCGGCGCCCGGCTCGGGCAGCCGTGGCACAGGCGGCGCCCGGTGTCGGGAGGCTTGCGAACCGGCCACGCCCCACAACAGGGTCATGATCACGAGGATCGCCGCTGCGGGCCACCAGAATATCAGCCGCCGGCGGTCCGGCCGCGGCCGCCAGATCTCGCGGGTTGTCGGGCTGTTGTCTGCCATGTCACACACCGTTCCGTGAAGGCTGCATCAATCCGGTTTCACGCCCACATTCACCCGCTGTACGCCAGCGGCGCGGGCCAAATTGACCGCCGCCACCACGTCGCCATGGGGCACCTGGCGGTCGGCGAGCAGCAGCAGTTCGCGGCGCGCGGTGTGGGAGAGCAGGGTGCGCATCGCGGCGCCCAGGCGCTGGGCCTGCTGAATGTCGGCG
This window contains:
- a CDS encoding formylglycine-generating enzyme family protein yields the protein MRRMQTWRWVPAAVLLAMGGMAGVTAGRADDLRISSWDARSNLMFRTADTSCANHHYRVECATSLVSAAWSTVRTVGGVGAGTCVTNGVPMDTDSIFYRVVATSNSNAFVDGAYMAVDISGGTNATSYPVTYYRTMADVPGGVNIDAYKTTIILMRLISNGTFTMGFRSTDYPGTRNDLHQVTLTKDFYIGVFEVTQRQWELVMGKKPSNFNNATCYQMRPVEKVSYYEIRENPNNSAISPNWPATNTVHADSFMGKLRAKTGLTGFDLPTESQWEYACRAGTTTALNSGQNLTNTSSDTRMDAVGRYRYNGGYVGGMTVPAQDCTTANGTAVAGSYLANAWGLYDMHGNVWELCLDQYGNYPGTVTDPKGTASGIGRVVRGGGWAYTSEYCRSAYRDGRDADYRFIYNGFQACCVPTGP